From a single Chitinophaga sp. Cy-1792 genomic region:
- a CDS encoding PorP/SprF family type IX secretion system membrane protein: MKRIFIIAILLWSSLLPRFATAQVDPHFSQYYAYPLWLNPALTGIIDGDFRINGDYRNQWANYGKPFSTAGVSIDAATDKNIGIGANVLNMSAGDAGYNYLNAMASVSYSGVKFGRTKTSQIVFGINFGLLNRRIDPAKFQTGSQYNPTIGFDPSIANGENISKTSASSFDAGAGAVYFDSNPNHRFNPFLGFSAAHLTQPKDPFSADGQEKTLPIRWLIHGGTKIKLNEQFSLTPTGLYMHQGNAEETVVGAYASMTVNPDFDFLLGFNYRFNDSAIPMAGFHFKGFTLGLSYDANTSNMHRLVNGSQSFEVSLSFISRKKRMLNQEYFICPRL; encoded by the coding sequence ATGAAGAGGATTTTTATAATTGCGATACTTTTATGGAGCAGTTTGTTGCCCCGCTTTGCTACAGCGCAGGTAGATCCGCATTTCTCTCAATATTATGCATACCCACTTTGGTTAAACCCAGCCCTGACTGGTATTATTGATGGTGATTTCCGTATAAACGGTGATTATCGTAATCAGTGGGCGAATTATGGAAAACCATTCTCTACTGCGGGGGTATCTATCGATGCCGCCACAGATAAAAATATTGGTATTGGCGCCAATGTGCTGAATATGTCTGCCGGTGATGCCGGGTACAACTACCTCAATGCAATGGCCAGTGTATCCTATTCCGGTGTGAAGTTTGGCCGAACCAAAACAAGCCAGATCGTTTTTGGTATTAACTTTGGATTACTCAACAGGAGAATTGATCCCGCCAAATTCCAGACGGGAAGCCAGTATAATCCTACCATCGGTTTCGATCCGAGCATTGCAAACGGTGAAAATATCTCTAAAACCTCTGCCAGCTCATTTGACGCAGGCGCAGGTGCAGTATATTTCGATAGTAACCCCAATCATCGCTTCAACCCATTCCTGGGATTTTCCGCAGCACACCTTACACAGCCTAAAGACCCTTTCTCTGCTGATGGACAGGAAAAAACACTGCCTATCAGGTGGTTGATCCATGGTGGTACCAAAATCAAACTGAACGAACAGTTTAGCCTTACTCCCACCGGACTGTACATGCACCAGGGAAATGCGGAAGAGACTGTAGTAGGTGCTTATGCTTCCATGACCGTAAATCCTGATTTCGACTTCCTGCTGGGATTCAACTACCGCTTCAATGATTCCGCTATTCCCATGGCAGGCTTCCACTTTAAAGGATTTACACTGGGGCTCAGCTATGATGCCAATACTTCCAATATGCACCGTCTCGTTAATGGCAGCCAGAGTTTTGAAGTATCCCTATCCTTCATCAGCCGCAAAAAGAGAATGCTGAACCAGGAATATTTCATCTGTCCTAGATTATAA
- a CDS encoding PfkB family carbohydrate kinase, which yields MSLTVVGTMAFDEIETPFGKSGKIIGGSATFIAWAASNFVSPINQVSVVGGDFPQSEMDALQAKGVKMDGVQVKKDEKTFYWSGKYHMDMNTRDSLVTDLNVLADFNPIIPESYQGSEFLILGNLTPQVQMSVLEQMKERPKLIVMDTMNFWMEVALEDLMKVLKKVDVLMVNDSEARQLSGEYSLVKAARKIMTMGPRYLIIKKGEHGALLFHENHVFFAPAMPLDDVYDPTGAGDTFAGGFIGYLAKTKDISFENMKTAIIVGSAMASFSVEKFGTERIRAVSKEEIHARIEQFVQLVNFDIDLV from the coding sequence ATGTCTCTTACAGTGGTAGGTACTATGGCGTTCGACGAGATCGAAACCCCATTTGGAAAATCAGGAAAAATCATTGGTGGATCTGCTACCTTCATTGCCTGGGCAGCGTCTAACTTCGTAAGCCCAATCAACCAGGTATCAGTAGTTGGGGGCGACTTCCCACAGTCTGAAATGGATGCATTACAGGCAAAAGGTGTGAAAATGGACGGTGTACAGGTAAAAAAGGATGAAAAAACCTTTTACTGGTCCGGTAAATACCACATGGACATGAACACCCGCGACAGCCTGGTGACTGACCTCAACGTGCTGGCAGACTTCAATCCAATCATTCCTGAAAGCTACCAGGGCTCCGAATTTCTGATCCTCGGTAACCTGACGCCACAGGTTCAGATGAGCGTGCTCGAACAAATGAAAGAGCGCCCTAAGCTGATCGTAATGGATACTATGAACTTCTGGATGGAAGTAGCACTGGAAGATCTGATGAAAGTGCTGAAAAAAGTAGATGTCCTGATGGTAAACGATAGCGAAGCTCGTCAGCTGAGTGGTGAATACTCTCTGGTGAAAGCTGCCCGCAAGATCATGACCATGGGTCCTCGCTACCTGATCATCAAAAAAGGTGAACACGGTGCCCTCCTGTTCCATGAAAACCACGTATTCTTCGCACCTGCAATGCCGCTGGACGATGTTTACGATCCAACCGGTGCCGGCGATACCTTCGCAGGTGGTTTCATCGGATATCTGGCTAAAACTAAAGATATCTCCTTCGAAAATATGAAAACCGCGATTATCGTAGGTTCTGCAATGGCTTCCTTCTCTGTGGAAAAATTCGGTACTGAGCGTATCAGAGCAGTATCCAAAGAGGAAATCCATGCACGTATCGAACAGTTCGTACAACTGGTTAACTTCGATATCGACCTGGTATAG
- a CDS encoding S1/P1 nuclease codes for MRKKVILALMVGFLLPIASFAWGPNGHRIVAEIAFNHLTPKARKAVIEILGRQSMAMVANWPDFIKSDTTHKYDHTNTWHYLDFPGGIDRAEFDKELAAATGENLYTETQAMIKQLKNRTLSKDEHVFAITFLIHMMGDMHQPLHVGHDEDQGGNKIQVQWFNNPSNLHRVWDEQLIDYQQLSYTEYTKALDIATAAEIKAYQSGSIADWMFESHVIADKIYGYTKPDSKLSYRYNYVFVNDLNTQLLKGGLRLAQVLNEIYK; via the coding sequence ATGAGAAAGAAAGTAATTCTTGCCCTGATGGTGGGCTTCCTTTTACCTATCGCCAGCTTTGCCTGGGGACCGAACGGGCATCGCATTGTTGCGGAGATTGCCTTCAATCATCTGACGCCGAAGGCACGTAAGGCGGTAATTGAAATTCTGGGTCGCCAGAGCATGGCCATGGTGGCTAACTGGCCGGATTTCATCAAATCCGACACTACCCATAAATACGATCATACCAACACCTGGCATTACCTGGATTTCCCGGGCGGCATAGACAGAGCTGAGTTCGACAAGGAACTGGCTGCTGCTACCGGCGAAAACCTGTATACCGAAACCCAGGCGATGATCAAGCAACTGAAGAACCGTACTTTATCTAAAGACGAGCATGTATTTGCCATTACCTTCCTGATCCATATGATGGGAGATATGCACCAGCCGCTGCATGTGGGTCATGATGAAGATCAGGGTGGTAATAAAATCCAGGTACAGTGGTTTAACAACCCATCTAACCTTCACCGCGTATGGGATGAGCAATTAATTGATTATCAACAGCTCAGCTATACCGAATATACCAAAGCCCTGGATATTGCCACTGCAGCAGAGATCAAGGCCTACCAGTCTGGCAGCATTGCCGACTGGATGTTTGAATCACATGTAATCGCAGATAAGATCTATGGTTATACCAAACCTGATTCCAAACTGAGCTATCGTTATAACTATGTATTTGTGAATGATCTGAATACGCAGTTATTGAAAGGTGGCCTCCGACTGGCGCAGGTACTGAATGAAATTTATAAATAA
- a CDS encoding OmpA family protein translates to MKKITLCWLLVFTGIISSVQAQYVYDYKHTADVYYNARDYYSAAQYYNKALGTFKVKPEQVLPYTIGGPPPSGKMKDYQQVVARLAESYRLYNDYGNAETWYAQLVGFNNPQFPQARYWYGVCLRANGKYQEALEQFNKFKQSYTAADDISTRATLEIQTCEFAIEEDKKQPRFSIIKTSGTVNEGGANYAPVMLDANTLMFTSSRPENMPAPAANTSEAKKNREAKKAGTPYVNTLYTATGSGNDYSNSQKVAMPDPPKGWDQGVAAITPDGKYMYLTRWTVKNGVKQACICVSTQSGGRWSDPVALGTNVNIDGYNSMQPFVTSDGKYLLFSSNRPGGMGKYDIWYSVISNNTPGSARNIGTAINTKDEEQAPFYDSEKGLLVFSSDGRIGLGGLDFFSSEGDFGSWSAPKNMGKPLNSPKDDIYYTALDNTHPFASGFISSDRESVCCLEIFGIKRLRKIVSGMIIDCDTHKPLEGATITLMDSARQKVMSKQTTDRAGRYTFEADPSRQYKLVAEKENYFTKGLPFRTDGLETVDSLENPTLCLKHYEIEKPIVINNIFYDFNKATLREESKVVLDTVVEMLKDNPRLTIEMAAHTDSIGSDKYNDKLSQARAQSCVNYLISKGIASNRLIAKGYGKRRPIAPNSLPNHKDNPEGRQLNRRTEFTVLRRQVEAPVNNNQTE, encoded by the coding sequence ATGAAAAAAATTACACTCTGCTGGCTACTTGTTTTTACCGGGATCATAAGCTCCGTGCAGGCACAGTATGTTTATGACTATAAGCATACTGCAGATGTCTACTATAATGCCAGAGACTATTATTCTGCTGCACAGTATTATAATAAAGCCCTCGGTACTTTCAAAGTGAAGCCAGAACAGGTATTACCCTATACTATCGGTGGCCCCCCGCCAAGCGGAAAAATGAAAGACTATCAACAGGTGGTAGCACGCCTGGCCGAATCTTATCGCCTGTACAACGACTATGGCAACGCCGAAACCTGGTACGCACAACTGGTAGGGTTTAATAACCCTCAGTTCCCGCAGGCCCGCTATTGGTATGGTGTATGTCTCAGGGCAAATGGTAAATACCAGGAAGCCCTCGAGCAATTCAATAAATTCAAACAATCTTATACTGCCGCTGACGATATTTCTACCCGAGCAACACTCGAAATTCAGACTTGTGAATTCGCTATCGAAGAAGATAAAAAGCAACCCCGCTTTAGCATCATTAAAACTTCTGGTACTGTAAACGAAGGTGGAGCAAACTACGCACCGGTAATGCTCGATGCTAATACCCTTATGTTTACTTCTTCCAGGCCTGAAAACATGCCGGCGCCCGCCGCTAATACCAGCGAGGCAAAGAAAAACAGGGAAGCAAAAAAAGCAGGTACGCCATATGTCAATACCCTGTATACCGCAACAGGTTCCGGAAATGATTACAGTAATTCCCAGAAAGTAGCCATGCCTGACCCTCCTAAAGGATGGGACCAGGGCGTAGCAGCCATAACACCAGACGGTAAATACATGTACCTGACACGCTGGACAGTCAAAAATGGCGTTAAACAGGCTTGTATTTGTGTAAGTACACAGAGTGGCGGAAGATGGTCGGATCCCGTGGCTTTAGGTACCAACGTGAACATCGATGGCTATAACTCCATGCAACCCTTTGTTACCAGCGATGGAAAATATTTGCTCTTCTCCTCTAACCGGCCTGGTGGCATGGGTAAATACGATATCTGGTACTCCGTTATATCAAATAATACACCCGGTAGTGCAAGAAATATCGGTACCGCCATTAATACCAAAGATGAAGAACAGGCGCCTTTCTATGATTCAGAAAAAGGCCTCCTCGTATTCAGCTCCGATGGCCGTATAGGATTGGGTGGACTGGATTTCTTCTCCAGCGAAGGCGACTTTGGCAGCTGGTCTGCTCCCAAAAATATGGGTAAACCACTCAACTCGCCCAAAGATGATATCTACTACACTGCTTTAGACAATACGCACCCTTTCGCATCCGGATTTATTAGTTCGGATCGCGAATCAGTTTGCTGCCTGGAAATATTCGGTATCAAACGCCTGCGCAAAATTGTAAGCGGTATGATCATAGATTGTGATACACACAAACCACTGGAAGGTGCCACCATTACATTGATGGACTCCGCCCGGCAGAAAGTGATGTCAAAACAGACAACAGATCGTGCCGGCAGATATACCTTTGAAGCAGATCCTTCCCGTCAGTATAAACTGGTTGCAGAAAAAGAAAACTATTTCACAAAAGGACTTCCGTTCCGTACTGATGGCCTCGAAACAGTAGACTCACTTGAGAACCCTACACTGTGCCTCAAACATTATGAAATAGAAAAACCAATCGTAATAAATAATATTTTCTACGATTTCAACAAAGCAACATTACGTGAAGAATCTAAAGTTGTACTGGATACAGTGGTGGAAATGTTGAAAGATAATCCAAGACTGACGATCGAAATGGCCGCACATACCGATAGTATCGGTTCTGATAAATACAATGATAAATTGTCGCAGGCACGTGCACAGTCATGCGTGAATTATCTGATCAGCAAAGGTATTGCATCAAACAGACTGATAGCTAAAGGCTATGGCAAACGCAGGCCAATTGCTCCTAACTCCTTACCTAATCACAAGGATAATCCGGAAGGCCGTCAGTTAAACAGAAGAACTGAATTCACTGTACTTCGCCGTCAGGTAGAAGCACCTGTAAATAACAACCAGACAGAATAA
- a CDS encoding ammonium transporter, giving the protein MKKNSFQDYLPFIFLTVVAIIGIFIPSVPAFADTSKYNFADIAWILVAASLVFLMTPGLSFFYGGMVNRKNVISTMMQSFIATGLISVLWVVVGFSLAFGKSYHGIIGDPSTFFMFRNVESSGPWSLAPTIPMLLFALFQMKFAIITPALVVGAVAERIRFTSYVLFMVLFSLLVYAPIAHWTWHPDGILFKLGVLDFAGGTVVHISAGCAALAGALVLKRRKDHIDNKELQPANIPFVLLGTGLLWFGWFGFNAGSALAANGLAVSAFATTNTATAAAGLSWVFFDVVRGRKPSALGFCIGAVVGLVAITPAAGFVAIPQSIFIGFVAAIVSNMMVHWKSKTTIDDTLDVFPCHGVGGMVGMLLTGIFATKTVNEGGNNGWFYGNFELFKNQVLGLLLVVTYSFVVSYGLFKLINMIHPLRVSDDEEALGLDTTQHNESYHPALMSVTDDGDLKEEELAHS; this is encoded by the coding sequence ATGAAGAAAAACTCATTCCAAGACTATCTACCCTTCATTTTTTTGACGGTAGTTGCAATTATTGGGATTTTTATTCCCTCTGTCCCCGCTTTTGCCGATACCAGTAAATATAATTTCGCGGACATTGCCTGGATCCTGGTAGCCGCTTCGCTGGTATTTTTAATGACCCCCGGCCTTTCATTCTTCTACGGCGGAATGGTTAACCGAAAGAATGTGATCTCTACTATGATGCAAAGCTTCATTGCGACTGGTCTTATTAGCGTCTTATGGGTAGTAGTTGGTTTTAGTCTGGCATTTGGTAAATCTTATCATGGTATCATAGGTGATCCATCCACCTTCTTTATGTTTAGAAATGTAGAAAGCAGCGGTCCATGGAGTCTGGCCCCTACTATCCCTATGCTGTTGTTTGCCCTCTTTCAGATGAAATTCGCCATCATCACGCCTGCCCTGGTGGTTGGTGCAGTAGCTGAAAGGATCCGCTTTACCTCCTATGTATTATTTATGGTGCTGTTCAGTCTGCTGGTATATGCTCCAATTGCACACTGGACCTGGCATCCGGATGGCATCCTGTTCAAGTTGGGGGTACTCGACTTCGCAGGTGGTACGGTAGTACATATCTCTGCCGGTTGCGCCGCGCTCGCCGGAGCACTGGTACTGAAACGCAGAAAAGACCACATCGATAATAAAGAACTGCAGCCGGCAAATATTCCTTTTGTGCTGTTAGGTACAGGATTGCTCTGGTTCGGCTGGTTCGGCTTCAACGCTGGTTCTGCCCTGGCAGCCAATGGTCTTGCTGTTTCCGCTTTTGCAACTACCAACACTGCCACTGCTGCTGCCGGTTTATCATGGGTATTCTTTGATGTAGTACGTGGACGCAAACCATCAGCACTTGGCTTCTGTATCGGTGCGGTGGTTGGCCTGGTGGCTATCACACCTGCTGCCGGTTTCGTTGCCATTCCGCAATCTATCTTCATCGGTTTCGTAGCGGCTATCGTGTCTAACATGATGGTACACTGGAAATCAAAAACCACCATTGATGATACCCTGGACGTATTCCCTTGTCATGGTGTTGGTGGTATGGTAGGTATGCTGCTTACTGGCATCTTCGCAACCAAAACTGTAAACGAGGGTGGTAACAACGGCTGGTTCTATGGCAACTTCGAACTGTTTAAAAACCAGGTGCTGGGACTCCTGCTGGTAGTGACCTACAGCTTTGTGGTTTCTTACGGACTCTTTAAGCTGATCAACATGATCCACCCACTCCGCGTATCTGACGATGAAGAAGCGCTGGGCCTGGATACTACACAGCACAACGAAAGCTATCACCCTGCTTTAATGTCTGTTACAGACGATGGTGATCTCAAAGAAGAAGAACTGGCGCATTCCTGA
- the uvrB gene encoding excinuclease ABC subunit UvrB: MPFKIQAPYAPAGDQPEAIRQLTEGINEGEPFQTLLGVTGSGKTFTVANVIQQVQRPTLVLTHNKTLVAQLYGELRQFFPDNAVEYFVSYYDYYQPEAYMPVSDTYIEKDLAINEELDKLRLKATSNLLSGRRDIIVVASVSCIYGMGNPTDYENSIIRIKQGQTIGRNTLLHGLVNSLYSRTTGDFNRGNFRVQGDTVDINLPYVDFGYRITFFGDEIEEIETIDVQNGKRIARMDDAAIFPANLYVAPKDMMQQILYEIQDELKAQVEYFKANGKLIEAQRLSERVNYDVEMIRELGYCSGIENYSRFLDRRDPGKRPFCLLDYFPDDFLLVIDESHVTVPQIGGMYGGDRSRKLNLVEYGFRLPSALDNRPLNFYEFENLLNQTIFVSATPGEYELKKTEGIVVEQVVRPTGLLEPPIEIRPSVNQVDDLLDEIDKRVQKGDRVLVTTLTKRMAEEMDKYLQRINVKSRYIHSEVDTLERIEILRDLRLGNIDVLVGVNLLREGLDLPEVSLVAILDADKEGFLRDERSLTQTAGRAARNVDGLVIFYADKMTDSMQRTIDETNRRREKQVAYNIEHNITPRTVRKTKEQILGQTSVLEIKNFDEHSPYAVHDEMTLVAEEAMESAKTSAAAVKTIPQMEKAVAKVKKDMEKAARDLDFMEAARLRDQMFAMERELQEMKA; the protein is encoded by the coding sequence ATGCCTTTTAAGATACAAGCTCCATATGCTCCCGCTGGTGATCAGCCGGAAGCTATCAGACAATTGACCGAAGGAATAAACGAAGGTGAACCATTTCAGACATTGTTAGGGGTAACCGGCTCGGGTAAAACATTTACTGTAGCCAATGTAATCCAGCAGGTGCAACGCCCTACCCTGGTACTTACACATAATAAAACCCTCGTTGCCCAGCTCTATGGCGAATTACGCCAGTTTTTCCCGGATAACGCCGTGGAATACTTCGTTTCCTATTATGATTATTACCAGCCGGAAGCATATATGCCGGTAAGTGATACCTATATAGAAAAGGATCTGGCCATCAATGAAGAACTGGATAAACTACGCCTGAAAGCTACCTCCAACCTCCTGTCGGGCCGACGGGATATTATCGTGGTAGCCAGCGTTTCCTGTATATATGGTATGGGTAACCCTACTGATTATGAAAACAGCATTATCCGCATAAAACAAGGACAAACCATCGGCAGGAATACCCTCCTGCACGGACTGGTCAATTCGCTCTACTCCCGTACTACCGGCGATTTTAATCGTGGTAATTTCAGGGTACAGGGAGATACCGTAGATATCAACCTGCCATATGTGGATTTTGGTTATAGAATTACCTTCTTCGGAGATGAGATTGAGGAGATTGAAACCATAGATGTCCAGAATGGTAAACGTATAGCCCGGATGGATGATGCCGCTATCTTCCCGGCAAACCTCTATGTTGCGCCGAAAGATATGATGCAGCAAATCCTTTATGAAATCCAGGATGAGCTGAAAGCACAGGTAGAATATTTTAAAGCCAATGGCAAACTCATAGAAGCACAGCGCCTCTCCGAACGTGTCAATTACGATGTGGAAATGATCAGGGAACTGGGCTATTGTAGCGGTATTGAAAACTATTCCCGCTTCCTCGACCGCCGTGATCCGGGAAAAAGACCATTCTGCTTACTGGATTACTTCCCTGACGACTTCCTCCTGGTGATAGATGAAAGTCACGTTACCGTACCGCAGATCGGTGGTATGTACGGCGGTGACCGCTCCCGTAAGCTGAACCTGGTAGAGTATGGCTTCCGTCTCCCATCAGCACTGGATAACAGACCGCTGAACTTCTATGAATTCGAAAACCTGCTGAACCAGACCATCTTCGTGAGTGCTACGCCGGGCGAGTATGAACTCAAAAAAACCGAAGGGATCGTGGTGGAACAGGTAGTTCGTCCTACAGGGCTGCTGGAACCTCCGATTGAAATCCGTCCTAGTGTGAACCAGGTAGATGACCTCCTGGATGAAATTGATAAGCGCGTTCAGAAAGGCGACAGGGTGCTGGTAACTACCCTCACCAAGCGTATGGCGGAAGAAATGGATAAATATCTCCAGCGTATTAATGTAAAATCAAGATATATACATTCTGAGGTAGATACATTAGAGCGGATAGAGATTCTGAGAGATCTGAGACTGGGTAATATAGATGTGCTGGTGGGTGTGAACCTGCTGAGAGAGGGCCTTGATTTGCCGGAGGTGTCGCTGGTGGCCATCCTGGATGCCGATAAGGAAGGCTTCCTGCGTGATGAGCGCTCGCTGACCCAGACGGCAGGCCGTGCGGCCCGTAACGTGGATGGCCTGGTAATATTCTATGCAGATAAGATGACCGATAGTATGCAGCGCACGATTGATGAAACCAACCGTCGCCGTGAAAAGCAGGTAGCTTATAATATAGAACATAATATTACGCCTAGGACTGTTCGTAAAACGAAAGAGCAAATCCTGGGTCAGACGTCTGTATTGGAAATCAAGAACTTCGACGAGCATTCACCATATGCGGTACATGATGAAATGACCCTGGTGGCTGAAGAGGCCATGGAGAGCGCCAAAACTTCTGCGGCGGCAGTGAAGACTATTCCTCAAATGGAGAAGGCTGTGGCGAAGGTGAAAAAGGATATGGAAAAGGCTGCCAGAGACCTCGACTTTATGGAAGCTGCCCGACTCCGTGACCAGATGTTTGCCATGGAAAGGGAATTACAGGAAATGAAAGCATAA